The genomic interval tttgtcagagcgagagagcacaaagcagggggagaggcaggcagagggagagggagaagcagtttccccactgagtagagaggccaaggtggggctccatctataaccctgggatcatgacctgagccaaaggcagacattaaaggtctcaggtcatgatcccagggtcctgggatcgagccccacctcaggtccctgatcatcagagagcctgcttctccctctccctgtgttgctctccctacttgtgctctctctctctctctgtcaaataaataaataaaatctttacaagaaaaagaaaggaaaaagaaaaaaagtattgagGAAAGAATTGATGGTTTGACATTTCTGTGTGTCTAGGCTGGCTGAAGGAATTTCAGGAGTGCATGGATGCTGCAAAAACTACAAGCTTTGGACATCACACtatggaacttaaataaaatatcaaggcTGCCATGGAGTGCACCCGCCATTCCTAAAAGTCCAAGAGACAAAGGTAGAATTCTGGAAAAGTGAAGCTATGCTTTCTGTgagaaaaaatgattttcctcctcctcctgagtGATTTGATCAGTGAACTTTTCAGAACAGGAGCTGAACAGAACCAAGGGAACTAAGTACCCTACTATGCCATCCTTTCTGATCTTGTTTCTCAGGTCTCCCTAGACCTACTTCCTTGATGCCATATCCATAATCTCCTCTACCTTActtcttttttagagatttacttatttatttaacagagagaaagagagaaggtgcaggcaggggaggggcagaggaggagaggaagaccccaggcaggctctgcgctgagcacaaagcccaaacgggactccatctcaggaacctgaaatcatgatatgcactgaaatcaagagtaagccccttaacaggctgagccaccccggtgccctccTCTACCGCACTTAAAAAAAGGGAGAGTGCAGGATTTTCTTCCTGAGTCCACTGTggtgaagaaagaacaaggactgGAGGCCGGGAGACCTGGGGTCTAGTCTCAGTTTTGCCACTAGGAAGCAGCAACCATGAGCAAGTCTCTTACCCTTTCTGAGATTCAGGCCGTTCCTCTGTAAAAGTGGGGATTACATTATCTCAGGGATGGCAAGTGGAACACACATTTACCTCCATCCTGTCTTCAACAGAGGCTACTGTTCAACCACATCgcttattagaatttttttctgcaaCGTCCTAGGCAGGCCCAATCCATTAAAGTGGATACATGAGTCAAAATCTACTTATTCTTGTTTAATTTAATAATCCTTACAGACCCTTCTAGCTCCTAAATGGAACGTTCTGACTTTCCAACTACGAGATGGCCATTTTTGTGATCTGGTAATAGCTCactcaataaaaggaaaaggaaaatttaggaTCATAATTTCAGCCCCATGTCCTCCCAGCCAGGGTCTGAGCCGGGTTTTCTTGAGGTCACCGTGTCCTTCCTTCCATGCCAGAGAGTTCGGTATTTGAGCTCCCCCTCCATCAGCTCACCCGGCAGGATAGCCCCAGACTGTAGCTCCCTTTCATCTCAAATAGCCCATCATTAACAGCTTCATATTTGACAACAAGGCATCTCTGAGAAAAGGAATGATCTCAGGTCACCGAGAACAAAAAGTCAGGAGCAAAGGCACGTAATGATTCTATTCGATGCTTACGAAATCTACCCCGATTTACAGTTCTTACCCGAGCAGGAATGCAATCACACAGACAGTACCAGATGGCAACTGCTTCAGAAATCCAGGTGGTTGCAACTGTGTTTTATTGAAATAGTCCAGGAAGTGGTTTACACGGGGCCCCCCTCATCCCCCAAACCACACAGGGGCAAGCCCTGGGTAGGAAGGCATGTGTGTTTGGGACAGGAGCCCTGGCTGGAGTTCTTTCTCTCAGagccaggaagggagaggggagaagcaggtgccacAACAGGGAGGTGGGGCATCTCACTGCTCTGGCCTCAGGTGCAGACCTACACAGAACCGTTAAAGTGGACTGGCACGTATGGATTCCCTTCACAGGTCACGATGATGGATTTCCGTAGCTGCTGGGTCTCGTATTGGCATTTGGGGTATTTGGTCTCTTCCTTCAGGCGGCAGTCAGTGATGCGCATTTTGGAACTGCTTTTGTGGCAGTTGGGCTTCGTGTTCTTACAGGGGACATTTCCCTGGAAGCAGACAGCCTGGACATCTGGCAGAGGCTCGTGGATAAACGTGTTCACCAGCTTGCAATTTCCAACCATGATATTCCGGTGCTTCATCATTTCGTTGCAGTAGTTGGCAGTGACTGTGGAGGTGTCTGGGTCCATGTGCTGCCGCAGGAACTTCTCAGCCTGCGTTTCCTTGGCCAGAGAA from Mustela erminea isolate mMusErm1 chromosome 5, mMusErm1.Pri, whole genome shotgun sequence carries:
- the LOC116590797 gene encoding ribonuclease pancreatic-like, encoding MAQERFFILFLPLVLVLLVLGYVQPSLAKETQAEKFLRQHMDPDTSTVTANYCNEMMKHRNIMVGNCKLVNTFIHEPLPDVQAVCFQGNVPCKNTKPNCHKSSSKMRITDCRLKEETKYPKCQYETQQLRKSIIVTCEGNPYVPVHFNGSV